The following are encoded together in the Citrus sinensis cultivar Valencia sweet orange chromosome 1, DVS_A1.0, whole genome shotgun sequence genome:
- the LOC102630651 gene encoding protein SPEAR3 isoform X1: protein MGSSYFGEPNLGNERGSSSSSSSSRKGKKSNSDKPKQPQRGLGVAQLEKIRLHGQMACNNYHPITNSFHTPYPTTNFNQEDMRVQTPYSSIPSSSFSYSSSSSPPTSYGYHPSITMGLGDYERSTIIYGDSQPTTTATSWNPVTGISETQHFTQPNMNRHVLNLPVEDPQLKRSKKHRSHSMGSSSQNSESSDTQEVDLELRLSI from the exons atggGTAGCAGTTATTTTGGAGAGCCAAACTTGGGAAATGAAAGAGgatcttcttcatcttcatcatcatcaaggaaaggaaagaagagCAATTCAGATAAGCCAAAGCAACCACAAAGAGGACTTGGTGTTGCTCAATTGGAGAAGATTAGACTACATGGTCAAATGGCTTGTAATAATTATCATCCTATAACTAATTCCTTCCATACCCCTTACCCTACTACTAATTTCAACCAg GAGGATATGAGAGTGCAAACGCCTTATTCATCAATAccatcttcatctttttcttattcatcTTCCTCATCTCCCCCAACTTCTTATGGTTACCATCCTAGCATCAcg ATGGGGTTAGGTGATTATGAAAGATCGACCATAATATATGGTGATTCACAGCCTACCACTACTGCAAC CAGTTGGAACCCTGTGACTGGAATCTCAGAGACTCAACATTTTACACAGCCAAACATGAATAGACATGTTTTAAATCTGCCTGTTGAG GATCCACAGCTAAAGAGGAGCAAGAAGCATAGGAGTCACTCAATGGGTTCAAGCAGTCAGAATTCTGAATCAAGTGACACTCAAGAAGTAGATTTGGAGCTGAGACTGTCAATTTGA
- the LOC102630651 gene encoding protein SPEAR3 isoform X2, with protein MGSSYFGEPNLGNERGSSSSSSSSRKGKKSNSDKPKQPQRGLGVAQLEKIRLHGQMACNNYHPITNSFHTPYPTTNFNQEDMRVQTPYSSIPSSSFSYSSSSSPPTSYGYHPSITMGLGDYERSTIIYGDSQPTTTATWNPVTGISETQHFTQPNMNRHVLNLPVEDPQLKRSKKHRSHSMGSSSQNSESSDTQEVDLELRLSI; from the exons atggGTAGCAGTTATTTTGGAGAGCCAAACTTGGGAAATGAAAGAGgatcttcttcatcttcatcatcatcaaggaaaggaaagaagagCAATTCAGATAAGCCAAAGCAACCACAAAGAGGACTTGGTGTTGCTCAATTGGAGAAGATTAGACTACATGGTCAAATGGCTTGTAATAATTATCATCCTATAACTAATTCCTTCCATACCCCTTACCCTACTACTAATTTCAACCAg GAGGATATGAGAGTGCAAACGCCTTATTCATCAATAccatcttcatctttttcttattcatcTTCCTCATCTCCCCCAACTTCTTATGGTTACCATCCTAGCATCAcg ATGGGGTTAGGTGATTATGAAAGATCGACCATAATATATGGTGATTCACAGCCTACCACTACTGCAAC TTGGAACCCTGTGACTGGAATCTCAGAGACTCAACATTTTACACAGCCAAACATGAATAGACATGTTTTAAATCTGCCTGTTGAG GATCCACAGCTAAAGAGGAGCAAGAAGCATAGGAGTCACTCAATGGGTTCAAGCAGTCAGAATTCTGAATCAAGTGACACTCAAGAAGTAGATTTGGAGCTGAGACTGTCAATTTGA